One window of Flavobacteriales bacterium genomic DNA carries:
- a CDS encoding M36 family metallopeptidase: MRFSFHLLLLAALSFFTSPTKAQERSKEPSELVRARLVDNGYKADDLADLLVKDHYRDAHNGVEHTFLRQRWHGIEVFNGDIAVHQAADGRVIAMNNGAWAFCGKTAEAPEPMISAEQALANVLRKDLPSATVPSLVSSEDGGQKLVYDGTAFSGEPVNVQLMYLPSDKTLRLVWNVNYYQPGGAHWWSVRISANTGEELDRNDWVSQCGFDEIMNKRAHDEAPAPPMMPAAPNDYNVYPAPLESPNHGSRAIRNAPWTAAGIASPYGWHDTNGSAGAEYTITRGNNVLAQEDANGNDGTGYSPDGGATLDFDFPINLSQEPVNYQDAALTNLFYWNNMMHDVWYQYGFDDVSGNFQENNYGRGGAGGDYVLADGQDGIGTNNANFGTPPDGSKPRMQMFLWNSTSPKRDGDLDNGVIAHEYGHGISNRLVGGPSNVNCLNNAEQMGEGWSDFFGLMMTMEPGDARTDARGIGTYVIGEPVTGLGIRPAPYSTSFGVNSFTYADTEDPSYQYSHAIGFIWCTMLWEMTWDLVDQYGFDPDLYNGTGGNNIAMQLVIDGLKLTACSPGFVDGRDAILQADALNNGGANQSLIWSAFARRGLGYGASQGSSNSLNDQTEAYNLPLQNDIGIAQVLTPGAGDFFTCGSTPVTVSAQLRNFGILPQSGFTVRYSLDGAPFVSQAYSGTLAAGATETFTFTQPVLLTSTGAHTLTVGTVLSGDEYPGDDEASNALNGVVGTTVAAPLSEDVEGGSATPAGWTLQNPDNATTWTTATLADGADCSSTTAWAINNYSYNSSGQEDRLVTPMIDLSGSSNNHLTFDHAYARYSSSYYDAFRVDVSMDCGNSWNNLYNASGSALATAADNTSSTWVPADCSEWASHDLDLSAYDGEVILLRFVNINGYGQHLYFDNVNVSGTAGASVSVRMYLDGCYNTTEHRMDDQLRTNSLLPATEPYSVLGFTLTGGGGETAGSGLLAATGDDAIVDWVIVELRSSGTPGQIVEAHCALLQRDGDVVAADGGSALHFAAPVGDYYIAVRHRNHLGCMSATTRTLSATPTLVDFSLSSTATYGTDARRTRDGKLLLWSGNVVRDGALRYTGTGNDRDPILTTIGQSVPSATTTGYEPSDVNLDGVVKYTGSNNDRDAILQSIGGATPTDARTEQLP, translated from the coding sequence ATGCGCTTTTCTTTCCACCTGCTCCTCCTCGCGGCCCTCTCCTTCTTCACTTCACCCACAAAGGCACAAGAGCGCTCCAAGGAGCCTTCGGAGCTGGTGCGTGCCCGTTTGGTCGACAATGGATACAAAGCTGACGACCTTGCGGACCTGTTGGTCAAAGACCATTACCGCGACGCCCATAACGGGGTGGAGCATACTTTCCTGCGCCAGCGTTGGCACGGCATCGAGGTGTTCAATGGCGACATCGCGGTGCATCAGGCGGCTGACGGCCGTGTGATCGCGATGAACAACGGGGCTTGGGCCTTTTGCGGAAAGACGGCTGAAGCGCCTGAGCCCATGATCAGCGCGGAACAGGCACTGGCGAACGTATTGCGCAAGGACCTTCCCTCCGCCACGGTCCCTTCCTTGGTGTCGTCCGAGGACGGAGGGCAAAAGCTCGTGTACGATGGAACAGCCTTCAGTGGGGAACCGGTCAATGTCCAATTGATGTACCTGCCATCGGACAAGACCTTGCGTCTGGTCTGGAACGTCAATTACTACCAACCCGGCGGGGCGCATTGGTGGAGCGTGCGCATCAGCGCGAACACTGGCGAGGAACTGGACCGCAACGATTGGGTGAGCCAGTGCGGGTTCGATGAGATCATGAATAAAAGGGCGCACGATGAAGCCCCGGCACCCCCGATGATGCCTGCCGCGCCGAACGACTATAACGTCTATCCCGCTCCGTTGGAAAGCCCGAACCACGGTTCCCGTGCCATACGCAATGCACCTTGGACCGCCGCAGGCATTGCCTCACCGTACGGTTGGCACGATACCAACGGGTCGGCGGGCGCCGAGTACACCATCACCCGAGGCAATAACGTGCTGGCGCAGGAGGATGCCAACGGTAACGACGGGACCGGCTATAGCCCGGACGGCGGCGCCACATTGGATTTCGACTTCCCCATCAATTTATCACAGGAACCGGTCAATTACCAGGATGCCGCCCTGACCAACCTGTTCTACTGGAACAACATGATGCACGACGTGTGGTACCAGTACGGTTTCGATGACGTGAGCGGGAATTTTCAAGAGAACAACTATGGACGTGGTGGTGCCGGCGGAGACTACGTACTGGCGGACGGGCAGGACGGTATCGGCACGAACAACGCCAATTTCGGCACGCCCCCCGATGGCAGCAAGCCGAGGATGCAGATGTTCCTGTGGAACAGCACCTCGCCTAAGCGGGATGGTGACCTGGACAATGGTGTCATTGCGCATGAATACGGCCATGGCATCAGTAACCGTCTGGTCGGCGGACCGTCCAACGTGAATTGCTTGAACAACGCCGAACAAATGGGTGAGGGCTGGAGCGATTTTTTCGGATTGATGATGACCATGGAACCGGGGGACGCCCGCACGGACGCACGTGGTATCGGCACCTACGTGATCGGAGAGCCAGTGACCGGCCTGGGGATCCGCCCCGCCCCGTATTCCACTTCCTTCGGGGTGAACAGCTTCACCTACGCCGATACCGAGGACCCCTCCTACCAATACTCCCATGCCATCGGCTTCATCTGGTGTACCATGCTGTGGGAAATGACCTGGGACCTGGTGGACCAGTACGGTTTCGACCCGGACCTGTACAACGGGACCGGCGGGAACAACATCGCCATGCAATTGGTGATCGACGGCCTGAAGCTCACCGCTTGCAGCCCGGGTTTCGTGGACGGCAGGGACGCCATCCTCCAGGCCGATGCGCTGAACAACGGCGGGGCCAACCAGAGCCTCATCTGGTCCGCTTTCGCCAGGCGTGGACTGGGTTATGGTGCCAGCCAAGGCAGCTCGAACAGTTTGAACGACCAGACCGAGGCCTACAACCTGCCCCTGCAGAATGACATCGGCATCGCTCAGGTCCTTACTCCGGGAGCTGGTGACTTCTTCACCTGCGGCAGCACCCCTGTCACCGTCAGTGCCCAACTGCGCAACTTCGGTATTCTACCGCAAAGCGGCTTCACCGTGCGCTACTCCTTGGACGGTGCGCCCTTCGTAAGCCAAGCCTATTCGGGAACCTTGGCGGCCGGTGCTACCGAGACGTTCACCTTCACCCAGCCGGTGCTGCTCACATCCACCGGCGCTCATACATTGACGGTGGGGACCGTGCTTTCCGGTGATGAGTATCCCGGTGATGACGAAGCCAGCAACGCGCTCAATGGGGTGGTGGGTACCACCGTGGCCGCGCCACTTTCAGAGGATGTGGAAGGCGGTTCCGCCACGCCCGCAGGATGGACCCTCCAGAACCCGGACAATGCGACGACCTGGACCACCGCTACCTTGGCCGATGGCGCGGATTGCTCCTCCACCACGGCCTGGGCGATCAACAATTACAGCTACAATTCCTCGGGGCAGGAGGACCGGCTGGTCACGCCCATGATCGACCTCTCCGGGTCCTCCAACAACCACCTCACCTTCGATCATGCCTATGCGCGGTATAGTTCTTCCTATTACGATGCCTTCCGCGTGGATGTCAGCATGGATTGCGGGAACAGCTGGAACAACCTCTACAACGCGTCCGGAAGTGCTTTGGCCACCGCCGCGGACAATACTTCCAGCACTTGGGTGCCGGCGGACTGCTCCGAATGGGCTTCGCACGACTTGGATCTGAGCGCCTACGACGGGGAGGTCATCCTGCTCCGCTTCGTCAACATCAATGGCTACGGTCAACACTTGTACTTCGATAACGTGAACGTGTCCGGCACGGCCGGGGCTTCCGTGTCCGTACGCATGTATTTAGACGGCTGTTACAACACCACCGAACACCGGATGGACGACCAGTTGCGCACAAATAGCCTGTTGCCCGCCACCGAACCGTACTCCGTGTTGGGCTTCACGCTTACCGGGGGAGGAGGTGAAACGGCAGGAAGCGGTTTATTGGCCGCGACAGGAGACGATGCCATCGTGGACTGGGTGATCGTTGAACTGCGCTCCAGTGGCACGCCGGGCCAGATCGTGGAGGCCCATTGTGCCCTGCTGCAGCGTGATGGGGACGTGGTGGCCGCTGATGGTGGGTCGGCGTTGCACTTTGCAGCACCGGTCGGCGACTACTACATCGCCGTGAGGCATCGGAACCACTTGGGTTGCATGTCGGCGACAACGCGAACACTTTCAGCCACCCCCACTTTGGTCGACTTCAGCCTGAGCTCAACCGCCACATACGGCACGGATGCACGCCGCACCAGGGACGGGAAGCTGCTGCTCTGGTCCGGCAATGTCGTGCGCGATGGTGCCCTACGCTATACCGGCACGGGCAATGACCGCGATCCGATCCTGACGACCATCGGTCAAAGCGTGCCCTCGGCGACGACGACAGGATATGAGCCCAGCGACGTGAACTTGGACGGGGTGGTGAAATACACCGGTTCTAACAACGACCGGGATGCGATCCTTCAGAGCATCGGGGGGGCCACCCCCACCGACGCACGCACGGAACAACTGCCGTAG
- a CDS encoding DUF420 domain-containing protein — translation MASMTDRQGKTFAWTLSILLVGVITFLYLGPKMIVVGGLSPSTLPKVNAVLNGMAALALIAAWRAILRKNILLHQRLMLTAVGLSALFLVSYVVQHGSFPSVKYGGALGWIYYPVLISHIILAVAIAPLVLITLIRALSGRFAKHRKIARWTLPLWLYVSITGVLVYLMCAPYY, via the coding sequence ATGGCCTCCATGACCGATCGCCAAGGCAAGACCTTCGCCTGGACCCTCAGTATCCTGCTCGTCGGGGTCATCACCTTCCTCTATCTCGGCCCGAAGATGATCGTGGTGGGCGGGCTCTCCCCTTCCACCCTGCCCAAGGTGAACGCCGTGCTGAACGGCATGGCCGCCCTTGCACTGATCGCCGCTTGGCGCGCCATCCTCAGGAAGAATATTCTTCTGCACCAACGACTGATGTTGACGGCAGTGGGGCTCAGCGCGCTCTTCCTCGTCAGCTATGTGGTACAGCACGGCAGCTTCCCTTCGGTGAAGTATGGCGGGGCGCTGGGCTGGATCTACTATCCGGTATTGATCTCGCACATCATCCTGGCGGTGGCCATCGCTCCTCTGGTGCTGATCACCTTGATCAGGGCCCTTAGCGGACGTTTCGCCAAGCACCGGAAGATCGCCCGCTGGACCCTGCCCCTGTGGCTTTATGTGAGCATCACGGGGGTATTGGTCTATCTGATGTGCGCTCCGTACTACTGA
- the gdhA gene encoding NADP-specific glutamate dehydrogenase, protein MAKSTTAATKAVDAFMAYVKAKNTNEPEFLQAVHEVAEMVIPFIEANPKYKGKMLLERMVEPERTIIFRVPWVDDKGNTQVNRAFRIEFNSAIGPYKGGLRFHPSVNLSILKFLGFEQTFKNSLTTLPMGGGKGGSDFDPKGKSDGEVMRFCQSLMSELFRHIGPDTDVPAGDIGVGGREIGYMFGQYKRLANEFTGVLTGKGASWGGSLIRPEATGYGCVYFANEMLGRNKSSFKGKIVAVSGSGNVAQYAIEKATQFGAKVVSASDSDGSIYDPTGITKEKLAFLMELKNVKRGRIEEYAKKFKGSKYVKGARVWDVVAKCDVALPCATQNELDLNNAKALIKKGVKYVAEGANMPTTPDAIEAFHAAKVYFAPGKASNAGGVATSGLEMSQNSLRLAWTRDEVDAKLHAIMKNIHAACVKHGQEGNHVNYVKGANIAGFVKVADAMLDQGVV, encoded by the coding sequence ATGGCAAAGTCGACAACTGCGGCCACCAAGGCAGTGGACGCGTTCATGGCCTATGTAAAGGCCAAAAACACCAATGAGCCTGAATTTTTACAAGCCGTGCATGAAGTGGCCGAAATGGTCATCCCCTTCATCGAGGCCAACCCCAAGTACAAGGGCAAAATGCTCCTTGAGCGCATGGTGGAACCCGAGCGAACGATCATTTTCCGCGTGCCTTGGGTGGACGATAAAGGCAACACGCAGGTGAACCGCGCCTTCCGCATCGAGTTCAACAGCGCCATCGGACCTTACAAGGGCGGCTTGCGCTTCCATCCCAGCGTGAACCTCAGCATCTTGAAATTCCTCGGGTTCGAGCAGACGTTCAAGAACAGCCTCACCACCCTGCCCATGGGCGGCGGCAAAGGCGGCAGCGATTTCGACCCTAAAGGCAAAAGCGACGGTGAGGTGATGCGCTTCTGCCAAAGCCTGATGAGCGAACTGTTCCGCCACATCGGCCCTGACACCGACGTGCCCGCAGGCGACATCGGTGTGGGCGGCCGCGAGATCGGGTACATGTTCGGCCAGTACAAGCGCTTGGCGAACGAGTTCACCGGCGTCCTTACCGGCAAAGGCGCCTCTTGGGGCGGTTCCTTGATCCGTCCGGAGGCCACCGGATACGGCTGCGTGTATTTCGCGAACGAAATGCTGGGACGCAACAAGAGCAGCTTCAAAGGCAAGATCGTGGCGGTGAGCGGCAGCGGCAACGTGGCCCAGTACGCAATTGAAAAGGCCACGCAGTTCGGGGCCAAAGTGGTCAGCGCAAGCGACAGTGACGGCAGCATCTACGACCCCACGGGGATCACCAAGGAGAAGCTTGCTTTCCTCATGGAGCTAAAGAACGTGAAGCGCGGGCGCATAGAGGAATACGCCAAGAAATTCAAAGGCAGTAAGTATGTGAAGGGCGCCCGGGTGTGGGACGTAGTGGCCAAGTGCGATGTGGCCCTGCCCTGCGCCACACAGAACGAACTGGACCTTAACAACGCAAAGGCGCTGATCAAGAAAGGGGTCAAGTATGTGGCCGAAGGGGCCAACATGCCCACAACTCCGGATGCGATCGAGGCCTTCCACGCAGCAAAAGTGTATTTCGCTCCCGGAAAGGCCAGCAACGCCGGTGGCGTGGCCACCAGCGGTCTTGAAATGAGCCAGAACAGCTTACGCCTGGCCTGGACCCGCGATGAGGTTGACGCCAAGCTCCACGCCATCATGAAGAACATCCACGCCGCCTGCGTGAAACATGGCCAGGAAGGCAACCACGTGAACTATGTGAAAGGTGCCAACATCGCCGGATTCGTGAAGGTCGCGGATGCCATGCTGGACCAAGGGGTGGTGTAA
- a CDS encoding SCO family protein, which yields MRQGPEPAGKGKKAALLLLLLVLIPGAIFLFWGSKSHYTYLPYLGEREVHASGDTTYFTVPSFHFIDEDGEPFTDKDIEGKVLIVDFFFTRCTSICPRMSVQMQQLQLQLDDPSYKDVLFLSHTVDPEHDTPTVLKAYAKRLEADPTRWKFLTGNAPDIYRQGNLGYLLSASKDSSAAEQFVHSPQFVLVDKRHHIRGMFDGTDTEAMRDLLTDLKMLLLEEKARARQEDKPSGR from the coding sequence GTGAGACAAGGACCGGAACCGGCTGGCAAAGGCAAGAAGGCCGCCCTATTGCTCCTTTTGTTGGTACTGATACCCGGGGCGATATTTCTCTTTTGGGGCTCCAAGAGCCACTACACTTACCTGCCCTACCTCGGTGAGCGCGAGGTACACGCCTCTGGGGACACCACCTACTTCACGGTGCCTTCGTTCCATTTCATTGACGAGGACGGTGAGCCTTTCACCGACAAGGACATCGAGGGGAAGGTGTTGATCGTGGACTTTTTCTTCACTCGGTGCACCAGCATCTGCCCCCGCATGAGCGTCCAGATGCAGCAATTGCAGCTTCAATTGGACGACCCCTCCTACAAGGACGTGCTCTTCCTCAGCCACACCGTGGACCCTGAGCACGATACGCCCACCGTGCTGAAAGCATACGCCAAGCGCTTGGAGGCGGACCCCACCCGATGGAAATTCCTCACCGGCAACGCCCCGGACATTTATAGGCAAGGCAATCTGGGCTACCTGCTCAGCGCGAGCAAGGACAGTTCCGCAGCGGAGCAGTTCGTACACTCCCCCCAGTTCGTGCTCGTGGACAAGCGCCACCACATCCGGGGGATGTTTGACGGGACGGACACCGAGGCCATGCGCGACCTCTTGACGGACCTGAAGATGCTCTTGCTGGAGGAAAAGGCACGGGCTCGGCAGGAGGACAAGCCATCTGGCCGGTGA
- a CDS encoding cytochrome c oxidase subunit 3: protein MSGDASKTLSNDVLWGGGRSPFSVSYGKLMIWFFLVSDALTFSGLLVSYGFARHSLLPGMEWPVGEYVFSKFPGISGNMPLMYVALMTFILIISSVTMVLAVEAGHRMDKKGVVKWLFLTVLGGLFFVGSQAYEWAHFIHGSNARVTLADGRTAFLEENLHHGETYDPATFAMTLGSTRSEEVLRGPEAYKLYQNAVHVTSGANMTENEYGPPSYANFFFFITGFHGFHVFSGVIINLIVLIMVIKGVFHRRGHYEMVEKAGLYWHFVDLVWVFVFTFFYLV, encoded by the coding sequence ATGTCAGGAGACGCATCCAAAACCTTGAGCAACGACGTCCTATGGGGCGGCGGCCGCTCCCCGTTCAGCGTGAGCTACGGGAAGTTGATGATCTGGTTCTTCCTCGTGTCCGACGCCCTTACCTTCAGCGGTCTGTTGGTATCGTACGGCTTCGCACGCCATTCACTGCTTCCCGGCATGGAATGGCCCGTGGGCGAGTATGTCTTCAGCAAGTTCCCCGGTATTTCGGGCAACATGCCCCTGATGTACGTGGCCCTGATGACCTTCATCCTCATCATCAGCTCCGTCACCATGGTGCTGGCCGTGGAGGCGGGGCACCGTATGGACAAGAAGGGCGTGGTGAAATGGCTCTTCCTCACCGTGCTGGGCGGCCTGTTCTTCGTGGGTTCACAGGCCTACGAGTGGGCCCACTTCATCCACGGGAGCAATGCCCGCGTCACCCTGGCCGACGGGCGGACCGCCTTCTTGGAGGAGAACCTGCACCATGGCGAGACCTATGATCCCGCCACGTTCGCCATGACCCTTGGCAGCACGCGCTCGGAAGAGGTGTTGAGAGGCCCCGAAGCCTACAAACTCTACCAGAACGCCGTGCATGTCACCAGCGGCGCGAACATGACCGAGAATGAGTATGGCCCGCCCTCCTATGCTAATTTCTTCTTCTTCATCACCGGCTTCCACGGATTCCACGTCTTCAGCGGAGTGATCATCAACCTCATCGTCCTCATCATGGTGATCAAGGGCGTGTTCCATCGGCGCGGCCACTATGAAATGGTGGAGAAAGCCGGTCTCTACTGGCACTTCGTGGATCTTGTGTGGGTGTTCGTCTTCACCTTCTTCTATCTCGTGTGA
- a CDS encoding toxin-antitoxin system YwqK family antitoxin, translated as MRSFKPSIPVIFGLILLFAGQVVAAQVNTSSAPDTLNRLDDLGRKEGWWQLLAPLPEKVGYAAGAVVEEGRYTDNKRTGIWRHYWPNGKVKSEITYAKGLPRGSYITYFEDGTKEEQGAWDLDRNTGTFKRWHPNGRLSQEFIFDQYGTRDGEQKYYHENGQLEADVTVKQGREEGKLKRYYANGELEETVDFAGGRADQASFKSYRPKQRVPEPKPDKASLAAPAKTAQETTNATDFRAEGWNTLYNNEHRLSQQGEYRKGRLWNGKVYKYDRNGLLYKVEVYVEGKYAGKAQMTEDDL; from the coding sequence ATGCGGTCCTTTAAACCATCAATTCCCGTGATCTTCGGCCTGATCCTGCTTTTTGCCGGGCAGGTCGTGGCGGCGCAAGTGAACACAAGCTCTGCACCGGACACCCTGAACAGGCTGGACGACTTAGGGCGCAAGGAGGGTTGGTGGCAGCTTTTAGCACCATTGCCGGAGAAGGTCGGATATGCCGCGGGCGCTGTGGTGGAGGAAGGACGGTACACCGACAACAAGCGGACTGGCATCTGGCGTCACTACTGGCCCAATGGCAAAGTGAAGAGCGAGATCACCTATGCGAAGGGACTTCCCAGAGGCAGCTACATCACCTATTTCGAGGACGGAACAAAGGAAGAACAAGGCGCGTGGGACCTGGACCGGAATACCGGCACGTTCAAGCGTTGGCATCCCAATGGCCGGTTGTCGCAGGAATTCATCTTCGACCAGTATGGCACACGCGACGGCGAGCAGAAGTACTACCACGAGAACGGGCAATTGGAGGCCGATGTCACCGTGAAGCAGGGCAGGGAAGAGGGTAAGTTGAAGCGCTACTATGCCAATGGTGAATTGGAGGAAACGGTGGATTTCGCCGGAGGCCGGGCCGATCAGGCTTCCTTCAAGAGCTATCGCCCTAAGCAGCGGGTACCGGAGCCCAAGCCCGATAAGGCGTCCTTGGCGGCACCGGCCAAGACCGCACAAGAGACCACAAACGCCACGGATTTCCGGGCGGAGGGCTGGAACACCTTGTACAATAACGAACATCGCCTGTCCCAACAGGGCGAGTACCGTAAAGGACGACTGTGGAACGGTAAGGTGTATAAGTATGACCGGAACGGCCTCCTTTATAAGGTGGAAGTGTACGTGGAGGGGAAATATGCCGGCAAGGCCCAGATGACCGAGGATGATCTGTGA
- a CDS encoding BrxA/BrxB family bacilliredoxin — MYPEELTAPMVADLTEVGFTELKTPAQVDTAFKQSGTVLCVVNSVCGCAAGACRPGVKASLKGDKRPDHLTTVFAGVDTDAVMQARKHFLPYPPSSPSIALFKDGKLVHFVERHHIEGRSAEMIAEHLKMVYSEFC; from the coding sequence ATGTACCCAGAAGAACTGACCGCCCCCATGGTCGCCGACCTCACCGAAGTGGGGTTCACCGAATTGAAGACCCCCGCGCAAGTGGATACCGCGTTCAAGCAGTCCGGCACGGTGCTGTGCGTCGTGAACAGCGTCTGCGGATGTGCGGCAGGCGCCTGCCGTCCCGGCGTGAAGGCCTCGCTGAAAGGCGACAAGCGTCCCGACCACCTCACCACCGTGTTCGCCGGTGTGGACACCGACGCAGTGATGCAGGCCCGCAAGCACTTCCTCCCCTACCCGCCAAGCAGCCCCAGCATCGCCCTGTTCAAGGACGGTAAGCTGGTGCATTTCGTGGAACGCCACCACATCGAAGGCCGCAGTGCGGAGATGATCGCGGAGCACCTGAAGATGGTGTACAGCGAATTCTGCTGA
- a CDS encoding cytochrome C oxidase subunit IV family protein yields the protein MERDDIIEYSLDAGHSEEEGRSIRKKILFVTILLSVITTFEVLLGVFWRTWMPGSWHWVKWTFIVLTLVKATYIVMSFMHLGDERRNIRSMILLPYALFLLYLIFIAIWESNYIHEALMNFL from the coding sequence ATGGAACGCGACGACATCATCGAATACAGCTTGGACGCAGGCCACAGCGAGGAGGAAGGCAGGTCGATCCGCAAGAAGATCCTCTTCGTCACCATCCTCCTTTCTGTGATCACCACATTCGAGGTGCTTTTAGGCGTGTTCTGGCGCACATGGATGCCGGGGTCCTGGCATTGGGTGAAATGGACCTTCATCGTTCTCACCTTGGTGAAAGCCACGTACATCGTGATGTCCTTCATGCACTTGGGCGACGAGCGTAGGAACATCCGCAGCATGATCCTCTTGCCGTACGCCCTCTTTCTCCTCTACCTCATTTTCATCGCCATCTGGGAGTCCAATTACATCCATGAGGCACTGATGAATTTCCTGTGA